The following coding sequences are from one Culex quinquefasciatus strain JHB chromosome 1, VPISU_Cqui_1.0_pri_paternal, whole genome shotgun sequence window:
- the LOC6039165 gene encoding AP-1 complex subunit sigma-2 isoform X2 — protein sequence MMQFMLLFSRQGKLRLQKWYVAHPDKVKKKITRELITTILSRKPKMCSFLEWKDCKIVYKRYASLYFCCAIEQNDNELLTLEIIHRYVELLDKYFGSVCELDIIFNFEKAYFILDELLVGGEIQETSKKNVLKAIAAQDVLQEDETVDGALREIGLL from the exons ATG ATGCAATTTATGCTGCTGTTTAGCCGGCAGGGCAAGCTCCGCCTGCAGAAGTGGTACGTGGCCCATCCGGACAAGGTGAAGAAAAAGATCACGCGCGAGCTCATCACGACGATCCTGTCTCGGAAGCCGAAGATGTGCAGCTTTCTCGAGTGGAAGGACTGCAAGATTGTGTACAAAAG ATATGCCAGTTTATACTTTTGTTGTGCAATCGAACAAAACGATAACGAGCTGCTCACGCTGGAAATCATCCACAGATACGTAGAACTGCTGGACAAATACTTTGGAAGT GTTTGCGAGCTGGACATCATCTTCAACTTCGAAAAGGCTTACTTCATCCTGGACGAGCTGCTCGTCGGCGGCGAGATCCAGGAAACGTCCAAAAAGAACGTTCTCAAAGCGATCGCGGCCCAGGACGTCCTGCAAGAG gacGAGACGGTAGACGGCGCGCTGCGAGAGATTGGACTGCTTTGA
- the LOC6039165 gene encoding AP-1 complex subunit sigma-2 isoform X3 codes for MMQFMLLFSRQGKLRLQKWYVAHPDKVKKKITRELITTILSRKPKMCSFLEWKDCKIVYKRYASLYFCCAIEQNDNELLTLEIIHRYVELLDKYFGSVCELDIIFNFEKAYFILDELLVGGEIQETSKKNVLKAIAAQDVLQEDLNETLN; via the exons ATG ATGCAATTTATGCTGCTGTTTAGCCGGCAGGGCAAGCTCCGCCTGCAGAAGTGGTACGTGGCCCATCCGGACAAGGTGAAGAAAAAGATCACGCGCGAGCTCATCACGACGATCCTGTCTCGGAAGCCGAAGATGTGCAGCTTTCTCGAGTGGAAGGACTGCAAGATTGTGTACAAAAG ATATGCCAGTTTATACTTTTGTTGTGCAATCGAACAAAACGATAACGAGCTGCTCACGCTGGAAATCATCCACAGATACGTAGAACTGCTGGACAAATACTTTGGAAGT GTTTGCGAGCTGGACATCATCTTCAACTTCGAAAAGGCTTACTTCATCCTGGACGAGCTGCTCGTCGGCGGCGAGATCCAGGAAACGTCCAAAAAGAACGTTCTCAAAGCGATCGCGGCCCAGGACGTCCTGCAAGAG GATCTCAACGAAACACTCAACTGA
- the LOC6039165 gene encoding AP-1 complex subunit sigma-2 isoform X1, which produces MMQFMLLFSRQGKLRLQKWYVAHPDKVKKKITRELITTILSRKPKMCSFLEWKDCKIVYKRYASLYFCCAIEQNDNELLTLEIIHRYVELLDKYFGSVCELDIIFNFEKAYFILDELLVGGEIQETSKKNVLKAIAAQDVLQEDETPQGFFEDHGLG; this is translated from the exons ATG ATGCAATTTATGCTGCTGTTTAGCCGGCAGGGCAAGCTCCGCCTGCAGAAGTGGTACGTGGCCCATCCGGACAAGGTGAAGAAAAAGATCACGCGCGAGCTCATCACGACGATCCTGTCTCGGAAGCCGAAGATGTGCAGCTTTCTCGAGTGGAAGGACTGCAAGATTGTGTACAAAAG ATATGCCAGTTTATACTTTTGTTGTGCAATCGAACAAAACGATAACGAGCTGCTCACGCTGGAAATCATCCACAGATACGTAGAACTGCTGGACAAATACTTTGGAAGT GTTTGCGAGCTGGACATCATCTTCAACTTCGAAAAGGCTTACTTCATCCTGGACGAGCTGCTCGTCGGCGGCGAGATCCAGGAAACGTCCAAAAAGAACGTTCTCAAAGCGATCGCGGCCCAGGACGTCCTGCAAGAG GACGAAACACCGCAAGGGTTCTTCGAGGACCACGGCCTCGGGTAG
- the LOC6039165 gene encoding AP-1 complex subunit sigma-2 isoform X4 yields MMQFMLLFSRQGKLRLQKWYVAHPDKVKKKITRELITTILSRKPKMCSFLEWKDCKIVYKRYASLYFCCAIEQNDNELLTLEIIHRYVELLDKYFGSVCELDIIFNFEKAYFILDELLVGGEIQETSKKNVLKAIAAQDVLQERELDS; encoded by the exons ATG ATGCAATTTATGCTGCTGTTTAGCCGGCAGGGCAAGCTCCGCCTGCAGAAGTGGTACGTGGCCCATCCGGACAAGGTGAAGAAAAAGATCACGCGCGAGCTCATCACGACGATCCTGTCTCGGAAGCCGAAGATGTGCAGCTTTCTCGAGTGGAAGGACTGCAAGATTGTGTACAAAAG ATATGCCAGTTTATACTTTTGTTGTGCAATCGAACAAAACGATAACGAGCTGCTCACGCTGGAAATCATCCACAGATACGTAGAACTGCTGGACAAATACTTTGGAAGT GTTTGCGAGCTGGACATCATCTTCAACTTCGAAAAGGCTTACTTCATCCTGGACGAGCTGCTCGTCGGCGGCGAGATCCAGGAAACGTCCAAAAAGAACGTTCTCAAAGCGATCGCGGCCCAGGACGTCCTGCAAGAG AGGGAGCTGGATTCTTAA